In the genome of Bosea sp. ANAM02, the window CGTGACGCCTGGATCGATGCACCGGACCTCGCCACTCAGAGGCAGATCGCCCGCAGGATGCAGGCTCTCGCCTTCGAAAACGTGCCTTTCATTCCGCTCGGCCAATATTATTTCGCGACGGCGGCGCGTGCCGACCTTACGGGCTTCGTTCCGTGGCCCACACCGATCTTCTGGAACGTCCGCCGCAGCGGCTGAGCGCGAGCAATCCGATGCAGGTAAAGCTCTAAGCTGTCCATATCAGTGAGGCGCCAAATGCAGACATTAAGACATCGCCGGGAAGCGGACATTGGGTGATCAATTCCAATCTCGCCATATACCCTTATCCAGATGAGCTGCTGCACCCGAGCGGCAGCCCACCCTGAACCGCCCCGGGTTCGCCGGAGGCCGTTTGGTTTGAGTCATGCGGCGATGGCTGGCTCGTCCAGCATCGCGTAATAGCGTTCCTCGGCTTCGGTCGGCGGAATGTTGCCTATGGGCTCCAGCAGCCGTCGATTGTTGAACCAGTCGGCCCAGGTCAGCGTCGCGAACTCCACGGCTTCGAAGGATCGCCACGGCCCGCGCCGATGGATCAGCTCGGCTTTGTAGAGCCCGTTGATCGTCTCGGCGAGGGCGTTGTCATAGCTATCGCCAACACTGCCGACGGAGGGCTCGACGCCCGCTTCGGCCAGACGCTCGGTATAGCGGATGCTCACGTACTGGGAGCCACGGTCGCTGTGATGCACTAGGCCGCCTCGATGAACGGGACGACGCTCGTGAAGAGCTTGCTCCAGCGCATCGAGCACGAAGCTGGCATGAGCCGTCCGGCTCACCCGCCACCCGATGATCCGCCGCGCATAGGCGTCGATGACGAAGGCGACGTAGACGAAGCCCGACCAGGTCGAGACGTAGGTAAAGTCCGAGACCCACAGCATGTTCGGCGCCGGCGCATGGAACACCCGGTTGACATGGTCCAGTGGACACGGCGCAGCCTTGTCCTGAACGGTCGTGCGGAGGGGCTTGCCGCGAATGACACCTTGCAGGCCGAGGTCGGCCATCAGGGGTTCGACCGTGCATCGCGCAACGTCGAACCCCTCGCGCAACATCTGCCGCCAGATCTTGCGTGCGCCATAGACCTCGAAGTTCTCGCTGAACACGCGCTCGATCTGCGGCTTAAGCTCCTGGTCCCGCCTCGCCCGAGCCGACAGCTTCCGGGGATCGGTCCGCTTGGCGACATGCTCATGGTAGGTTGACGGGGCGATCGGCAACACCTTGCAGATCGGCTCGACCCCATACGCCCCGCGGTTGTCATCGATGAAGGCGATCATGACCGGTGTCGGCGGTCGAGCTCCTCTCACCCGACAGGCGAATGCATGCATTCGCCGAAAGGGCCTGGGCAAAATACGCCGATGCCTTGCGCAGAATCTCGTTCGCCTGCCGAAGCTCGCGGTTCTCGCGTTCGAGAGCCTTCAGCTTGGCCGCCATCTCCGCCGTCAGCCCGGGCTTGCGACCGCTGTCGATCTCGCCCTTCTTCACCCACTCGCTCAGCGTCTGCGCCGTGCAGCCGATCTTGCCCGAAATCGACGTGATCGCTGCCCAGCGCGACGGATGCTCGGCTTCGTGATCCAGCACCATCCGCACCGCGCGGGCACGCACCTCAGGCGAGAACGTGTTCGTCGTCTTGCTCGTCATAGCCCCATCCTCTCAGGAGTTGGGGCCTCCGACAAACCCGGGGCGGTTCAGTTGGGCCGCGCCGCGTTCCTCACTAACATCGCATCGGGGATCGGGATGTTGCAGTTGGGCCGCGCCGCGTTTCCTTTTCCTGCGTCGCTCATTTAATTGCGACCTTGAACGGCAAGGGCGGATTTGCCGTTCCGCCCCCTTGATTTGCTGAGCCCCAACCGTCAAGGGCGTACGCGAAGCCGGGTCACCTCGACCTCAAGGCTTCGGAGAGTCGGCTCGCCAGGCTCCACGTCCCCGCATCGAGCCGCGTCTCGGCCGCCGTCCGTCCCGCAGCGGCGCGAATGCGCTCTGCCGCCTGCCTAGCCGGAGCCTTGCGATCATGCAGGATGCTTCCGCCAACCATTGTCATGGCGACATCCTGCCCGCCGGCCCGCGCCAGCACCGCTTCGAGCGCCCGCGTCTGCGGGTCCATATAGACGCCTTCGGCGGCTGCAAGGTCGATCGCCACCAGATCGGCCTTGAACCCATCCCGGATGAGGCCGGTCCCGCCGAGAAAGGCCGCTTCCGCGCCCCATTCCGTAGCGACGGCGAGGAACGAGCGAAGCTGGCCCGCCGGGGCGGCGGACGCGCTGCGTCCGAGCAGACGCCCCAGCCGCAGCTCCGACAGATAGTCCTCGTTGTCGTCGAGCGCACAATTGTCGGTCCCGAGGCCGAAACGGATTCCGGCATCCATCATGGCGGCGACCGGCGGTGCGCCGTTGCCGAGGCGCATATTGGAACCGGGATTCATGACGACCCTCAGACCGAGGCGCGCCGCATCGGCCATGTCTCGTGCCGTCGCTTGCACGAAATGCGCCGCACTCGCGCGGGTCTCGAAGACGCCGAGGCTTTCGAGCCGCGAGAGCGTGCCTTCGGGATAGAGCGCGCGTGCGCTGCCAGCCTGCGCCGGCGATTCCAGCAGGTGGAAATGCAGGCCCAGCCCATGCTCCCTGGCGTCGGCGGCCAGTGCCCGCCAGGCCTCGTCGCTGACCCGATGCGTCGTCACCAGGCGACGCGGAACCCGGTGCTCGCGCAGAGCTACGAAGCCGTGCAGCAGAAGATCTGGCGCTATCGCTTCACCATCAACGAGCTCTCCGGCCGTCTTGCCGCCTCCTATGCCGAGCATGAGGGCATCATGGTCGCCCTTCGCGCCCGGGCCCGGCTCGATCTCGCCGAGCGCCTGGAAGAGCACAACCGCCTGACCGGCGAGGCGATGGCGCAGGCCCTCGCCACCAGCGGCCGGTTCACCCCCGCGCCGAAGAAACGCAGACGGAGCCGGCCGGCATGACCCAGTTCGACACGATCATCCGCGGCGGACGCATTTCGACGGCATCGGACACCTTCCATTGCGATATCGGCATCAGGGACGGGCGTATCGTCGCGCTGGGCGAGGCGCTCGGCAGCGCCGATAGCGTCTCGACGCCGCGGGCAAATGGGTTCTGCCGGGTGGGATCGACAGCCATGTGCATATCTCGCAGCCTTCCGGCGAGGGCATCGTCATGGCCGACGATTTCGAGAGCGCGACCCGCTCGGCGGCGCTCGGCGGCAACACCACCGTGCTGCCCTTCTGCATGCAGGAGAGCGGCGTTCCCCTGCGCGAAAGCGTGCAGGCCTATCACACGAAGGCCGAGGGCGCCTGCTACACGGATGTCGCCTTCCACCTGATCATTTCCGATCCCAACGAGACCCTGCTGGGTCAGGAGCTGCCGGCGCTCGTGCGCGACGGCTACACCTCCTTCAAGGTCTTCATGACCTATGAGGGGCTGGCGCTCAGCGATCTCGAGATGCTGAAGGTCATGGCCGTGGCTCGCGATACGCGTGCCCTCGTCATGGTCCATGCCGAGAACGACGACGTCATCCGCTACCTGACCGACCAGCTAGAACAAGCCGGACGGACCGCACCGCGCTTCCATGCCGCCTCGCGCCCGATCATCGCCGAACGGGAGGCGACCTATCGCGCGATTTCGCTGGCCGAACTGTCGGATGTCCCGCTGATGATCGAGCATGTCTCCAATCGCGAGGCGATGGAGGAGATCCGCCGTGCCCAGCAGAAGGGTATCAAGATATTCGCCGAGACCTGCACGCAGTATCTGACGCTGACCGCGCAGGATCTCGACGGGCTCAACATGGAGGGGGCCAAATATGTCTGCTCGCCGCCCCCGCGCGACGTCCGCAGCCAGGAGGCCTGCTGGGAAGGCCTGCAGCAGGGCGTGTTCTCGGTCTTCTCGTCGGATCATTGCCCGTTTCGCTATGACGATCCGCAGGGCAAGCTCGCGCCGAAAGGCCGGACCAGCTTCCGCTGGGTGCCGAACGGCATTCCGGGGGTGGGCGCGCGCCTGCCGATCCTGTTCTCGGAGGGCGTCGTCAAGGGCCGGATCGACATCACCCGCTTCGTCGCGGTGACCTCGACCAACCATGCCAAGATGTACGGCCTCTATCCGCGCAAGGGGACGATCGCGGTCGGAGCCGACGCCGACATCGCCATCTGGGACCCGCAGATCGAGCAGACGCTGACCCACGCGATGGTCAACGACGGCTCCGACTACACGCCCTATGAAGGCATACGGATCACCGGCTGGCCCGTGACGACGCTGGTGCGCGGAGAAGTCGTCGCGCGCGACGGCAGGATCGAGGCCCGGAAGGGTTACGGGACCTATCTGAAGCGCGACATCAGCCGGTTTGCATAAGGCACCTGCCGGGCAGCGGAGCTTCCAGTTCGCCGACTCCGCTGAAATGCGTTCGGGATGATCCGCTCCTGAGTCAACCAGGGTGCTTTGCGTGCGCAGCGGCCCCCGCTTGCGTCAGAAAAACGCATTGAAACAAAGGCATGTATCATTCCACGGATGGCGGAATGACGGATTGCCCCAGGTCAGATCCTCCGGCGTGGAATCGCCGTTGCGTAGGTATTGAGCGAGAGCAGATGGTGGTCGGCGCGCTGCAGCGCGGCAAGTGCCGCGGTACGGTCCTTGTTGGCGAGCAACCCGCAGAGCACCTCGGAGATCGCGAGCGCCGGCGCCAGTGTGTGGAAGAAGCTCTGGCTCTCGGTCGAGCAGAGGATCGCGATGTCGGCGAGGCCGACCAGTGGCGAGACCTCGCTATCGGTGATCGCGATGATGCCGAGCCCCTTCTCGCGGGCAAGCTGCGCCAGCTCCAGGCTGTGCAGCGCATAGGGGTTGATCGAGATGGCGAGCAGGACATCCTCGGCCCCCGCCCGGATCAGCCCGTCGCCGACGGTGTCGGCCGGGCCATCGAGATGGGTGGTCTTCTCGCCGAGCAGTGTCATCACATAGTGGAAATGCCAGGCCACCGAATGGCATGAGCGCAGCCCGAGCACGAAGATGCGCCGCGCCTGCGCCAGCCGGTCGGCGGCAGTCGCGAGGCGCTCCAGAGAGACCGGCTCCGTCAATCGTGCGATCTGGGCGGCGAGGCCCTGCAGCATGCGGCGCGACAATTGGGCGGCCGCCATGTTCTCCTCGCTTTCTTCGGTCTGCATCGCACGCGCTGCGAAGCCGTCGACGCGGAAGCGGATCGCCTCGGCATGATGGGCGCGAATGTCGTCATAGCCGGCCAAGCCCAGGAACTTGGCCAGCCGCGTCATCGTCGAGGGCTGCACGCCGGCATTGCGGGCGAGCTCGCGCATCGAGACCAGCGCGACCTCCTGCGGGTGCTCGATGATGTAGCGCGCCGCCTGCCGCAATTGCGGGGACATGCCGTCGAAGAGGCTGACGATGCGCTCGCGCAAGGGATCGGCCTGCAACATGTGAATCGCACCTTCTCTGCCCGATCGCGACCATTCCCGCGCTGCGGACGGATTTCAAACGGTTTTTCCGCTTTCCCTCAGGCGTGAAAGCATTGGAGCGCATTGTTTCGCTGCAACAGTTTAGAAGTCATTCGTTGCAGTTTTGTATCATATAAAACAAACGTTGCATTCACGCGCTAGGTGTGTCATGAGGCTGCGCGCCGCGGCGGTCTGTCCGCGCCAATCCGGGAATGCCGAGATGACCAGGATTCTCCATCGCTCGATCGGCGGCAGCCTGCCGCAAGCGGTCTCGGGGCACGGCGTCACCATCACCGACGCGGATGGGCGCAGCTATATCGACGGTTCGGGCGGCGCCGCCGTCTCCTGCCTCGGTCACGGCCATCCCGAGGTGATGGCCGCGATGCAGGCGCAGATGGACCGGATCGCCTACGCCCACACCTCCTTTTTCACCACCGATGTCGCAGAGCAGCTGGCCGAGCGGCTGGTCGATCTGGCGCCGGAGGGGCTCGACTACGTCTACCTCGTCTCCGGCGGCTCCGAGGCCGTCGAGGCCGCGATGAAGATGGCGCGGCAGTATTTCGTCGAGATCGGCCAGCCGCAGCGCCGGCATTTCATCGCGCGCCGGCAGAGCTATCACGGCAATACGCTCGGCGCTCTTGCGGCCGGCGGCAATGCCTGGCGGCGGGCGCAGTTCCAGCCGATCCTGCCCGAGACGCACCATGTCTCGCCCTGCTACGCCTATCGCGACCAGAGGGACGGCGAGGCGCCTGAGGCTTATGCCGTCCGGCTCGCCGACGAGCTGGAAGCCAAGATTCTGGAACTCGGCGCGGACGAGGTCATCGCCTTCATCGCCGAGCCGGTGGTCGGCGCCACGCTCGGCGCGGTCGGCCCGGTCGCGGATTACTTCGCCCGCATCCGCCGCATCTGCGACAAGTATGGCGTCCTGCTGATCCTCGACGAGGTGATGTGCGGCATGGGCCGCACCGGCACGGTGTTCGCCTGCGAGCAGGAGGGCATCGCGCCCGATCTCGTCACCATCGCCAAGGGGCTCGGCGGCGGCTACCAGCCGATCGGCGCCGTGCTGCTCTCGGAGACGATCTACCGCGCCTTCGCCGAAGGCTCCGGCCTGTTCCAGCACGGCCACACCTATATCTGCCATCCGATGGCGGCGGCGGCGGCGCTGAAGGTCGTCGAGCTGATCTCGCAGCCGGAGATGATGGAAAACGTCCGCCGGATGGGCGAGCGCCTGCAGGCCGGGCTCGACGCGCGGCTCGGCCAACATCCCCATGTCGGCGATATCCGCGGACGCGGCCTGTTCCGCGGCATCGAGATCGTCGCCGACAAGGAGACCAAGGCGCCTTTCGACCCGGCGCTGAAGATCCATGCCCGGATCAAGCGGGAAGCGATGGCGCGCGGCCTGCTGTGCTACCCGATGGGCGGCACCATCGACGGGCGCCAGGGCGACCATGTGCTGCTGGCGCCGCCCTACATCATCAGCCCCGAAGATATCGACCAGATCGTCGAGCGGATCGGCGGCGCCATCGACGCCGCGATCAGGGGCTGATATCGGCATGACGCTCCGCATCGCCTTCGCCGGCTTCAATCTCGAATCGGTCACGGCCGTTCCGCAGATCGTGGAGCTGGCGGAGTTCGAGCGCGTCTGCGTGCGCGGGCGGGAGCTGACGGCAAGGTTCCGCGGTACCAATACGGTGCCGGGGGGCTGCCTCAAGATCTGCGAAGCGGAAGGCGCGGAATTCGTGCCGCTGTTCCACACGCTGCTCGGCGCGCTCGGCCCGGCGGCCGATGCGACGGTCGAACACTATACGAGGGAGATCGTCGAGGGACTCGGCAGGAGCGGTCCGCTCGACGGCGTCATCCTGTTCCTGCACGGCGCCTGCTGGGCGGCGGGATATCCGGATGTAGAGCGGCATGTCATCGATGCGGTGCGTGCGGCCTTTCCGGCGCTGCCGATCGCGGTCGCGCTCGATTATCACGGCAATATCGATCGCGAGACGCTGCGCGGCGCCGATATCGCCGTCGCCTATCGCAACTCCCCGCATATCGACATGGGCGAGACCGGAGAGCGGGCGGCTCGCGCCTTGATCCGCTTGCTGCGCGAGGGGCGTCGACCCGGTCTCGCGGTGGCGCGGCCGGATGTCGTCATTCCCTCGATCATGTCGGCGACGGCGCTTCAGCCGCTGGCCTCGATCATCGCCGAAGCGCGTGCGGCCGAACAAGCCGGCGATTGCGACATCTCGATCATGGCCGGCTTCTCCTATGCCGACAGCGCCAATACCGGCATGTCGGTGATCTGCCTGGACTGGGCGGGGCAGGAAGCGGCTGAACTCAAGGCGCAGTCCTTCTCGGGTCTTTTGCGCGCCGCGCGCGAGCCCATCGCCAGCGCCATTCCGATCCTGAGCGTTGAAGAGGCGTTGGCCGATATCGAGCGCAAGCCCGCGCAGGAGCGGCCGATCGTGCTGCTCGAACATGCCGACCGGATGAACGACTCGACCCATCTGCTGCGGGCGCTGCTCAAGCGGGATGTCGGCCGCGTCAATGTGCCCTTCCTGCTCGATCCCGAAACCGCCGCGCAGGCGCATGAAGCGGGCGAGGGCTCGGTGATCGCCGTCGCGCTGGCCGGCAAGACCGCGCCGGAGACCGGCGGTCCGGTGAAAGTCGAGGCACGGGTCATCTGGTCGGGGCCGAAATCCTTCAACGTCTCCGGACGCTACCAGCGCGGTTCCTTCGTCGATCTCGGGCTCACCGCGCTCCTCCAGATCGGCACGATCCGCGTCTCCGTTGTCTCGCATTTCGCCTTCGCGGTCGATGGCGACCCGTTCTTCATCTTCGGCGAGCGGCCGGAGGATTACGACGTCATCCTGCTGCGCTCGAAGACGCATTACCGCGACTATTACGAGCCGATGGCCGACCGCATCCTGGTGGTCGACACGCCCGATCTCGGCCCCGCCGATGTGCGGCTGATCCCATACCGCCAGCTCGATACCGCCAGAGCCTATCCATGGAGCGAGGCTCCCGCCTGACGACGCTCGATCCATCCAAGCAACCAAAAACGAGGGGATGACAATGACGTTTCGGTTCAAAATTGTCGGGGCTGCCGCGCTGGTCGCGGGCTCCCTTTCCGCGATGCCGGCTTTGGCCGAGACGACGCTCAATGTCGTCATGCAGGCGCCGCTCCGTTCGCTCGACCCGATCCTGAGCACCGCGCAGATCGTGCGCACGCACGGCTTCATGGTGTTCGACACGCTGCTCGGCATGGACGCCAAATACAATCCGCAGCCGCAGATGGCGGACTCTGCCGTCTCGGCCGACAAGCTGACCTATACGCTGACGCTGCGCGACGGCCTGAAATGGCATGACGGCACGCCGGTCACGGCCGCCGACTGCGTCGCATCGCTGAAGCGCTGGGGCGAGAATGACGGCGCCGCCCGCACCATGATGGCGCATGTCGCCTCGATCGAGGCGACCTCGGAAAAGGTGCTCGTCATCAAGCTGGCCAAGCCCTTCGGGCAGGTGCTGGAACTGCTGGCCAAGCCCTCCCCGGTGCCGCCCTTCATGATGCCGAAGCGCCTGGCCGAGACGCCCGCCGGCAAGCAGGTGACCGAGATGATCGGTTCCGGCCCTTTCCGGTTCGTCGCCGACCAGTACCGGCCGGGAGACCAGGCCGTCTATGTCAAGAACACCGACTACAAGCCGCGCTCGGAGCCGATGAGCTGGACTGCCGGCGGCAAGGTGATCAATGTCGACAAGGTCGTGTGGAAGGCGATGCCGGACATGCAGACCTCGATCAACGCGCTCCAGTCCGGCGATGTCGACCTGATCGAGCAGGTGACGATCGATCTCCTGCCGCTGCTCAAGGCCAATGACGAGATCAGGACCGGCGCCATCAACGCGCTGGGCAGCCAGGTCACCGGCCGCTTCAACCATCGCCTGCCACCCTTCGACAATGCGAAGGTCCGCCGGGCGGCGATGTATGCGCTGGATCAGGACCAGCTCATGCAGACCGCGATCGGCGACAGCCAGTACTACAAGCTCTGCGCCTCGATCTATGGCTGCGACGTGCCGCTCGCCTCCGATGCCGGCTCCGAATACCTGAAGGGCAGCGCCAAGGAGCGCATGGCCAAGGCCAAGGAATTGCTCAAGGCTTCCGGCTATGACGGGACGCCGGTGCTGATGATGCAGCCGACCGACCTGACCATCCTCTCGACCCAGCCGATCGTCGCAGCCGAGCGCCTGCGCGAGGCCGGCTTCAAGGTCGACGTCGCCTCGATGGACTGGGCCACCCTGCAATCGCGCAAGAACGGCTGGCAGCCGGTGGCGCAAGGCGGCTGGAACATGTTCTTCACCTATTGGGGCGTGTCCGGCATCTGGAACCCGACAGTCCATGCCCTGATCGACGGTTCCGGCAAGGACTCCGCCTGGGCCGGCTGGCCGAAGAGCCCCCGTGTCGAGGAACTGCGCACCGCCTATCTCACCGCCGCGACGGCCGAAGAGCAGAAGAAGATCGCCCGTGAGATTCAGCAGATCGCCTTCGACGAGGGCTTCTATTTCAATGCCGGCGAGTTCCAGTCCGTCGCCGCCTGGAACGCCAGGCTGAAGAACCTCCAGCCCGGCCCGATCACCCTGTTCTGGGGTGTCAGCAAGTAATGCCGGGGCGCCGGGCGGTGATCCACTGCCCGACCTGACCGGCCCGGTTTCCGGCGTCGCCCGCCTGGGCGGATGCCCAGGCGCGTGGAGAATTCCATGGCTTCCTATTTCCTGCGCAGGCTCGCGATGGCGATCCCCGTCATGTTCTTCGTGGCGCTGTTCGTTTTCCTGCTGCTGCGACTGACGCCGGGTGATCCCGCGCAGGCCATCGCCGGCGACCAGGCGACGCCCGCGCAGCTTGCCGCCATCCGCGAGAATCTCGGATTGGACAAGCCGATCGCCAGCCAGTTCGTCACCTGGATCGCGGGCATGGCCGAAGGCGATTTCGGCTCGTCGCTGATCTCGCAGCGCCCGGTGCTGGAGATGATCGGCCAGCGCATCGGCCCGACGCTCGCGCTCGCGATCATGGCGATGCTCTTCACGGTGGCGATCTCGCTGCCGCTCGGTGTGCTCGCCGCCTGGCGCCATGGCGGCATGGTCGACCGCTTCGTCATGGCCCTCTCGGTTGTCGGCTTCTCGGTGCCGATCTTCGTGATCGGCTACGTGCTGATCGCGGTCTTCGCGGTCAACCTGAAATGGTTTCCAGTGCAGGGCTACAGGGCACTGGCCGATGGCTTCGGCCCGTTCTTCCACCGCATCCTGCTGCCGGGGCTGGCGCTCTCCTCCTTCTACGTCGCGCTGGTCTCGCGGATGACGCGGGCCTCGATACTCGAGGTGCTGCGCGAGGATTATGTGAGGACGGCCCGCGCCAAGGGGCTGGGCGAGCG includes:
- a CDS encoding amidohydrolase family protein, with protein sequence MTTHRVSDEAWRALAADAREHGLGLHFHLLESPAQAGSARALYPEGTLSRLESLGVFETRASAAHFVQATARDMADAARLGLRVVMNPGSNMRLGNGAPPVAAMMDAGIRFGLGTDNCALDDNEDYLSELRLGRLLGRSASAAPAGQLRSFLAVATEWGAEAAFLGGTGLIRDGFKADLVAIDLAAAEGVYMDPQTRALEAVLARAGGQDVAMTMVGGSILHDRKAPARQAAERIRAAAGRTAAETRLDAGTWSLASRLSEALRSR
- a CDS encoding FCD domain-containing protein, with the protein product MRRHQATRNPVLAQSYEAVQQKIWRYRFTINELSGRLAASYAEHEGIMVALRARARLDLAERLEEHNRLTGEAMAQALATSGRFTPAPKKRRRSRPA
- a CDS encoding MurR/RpiR family transcriptional regulator, yielding MLQADPLRERIVSLFDGMSPQLRQAARYIIEHPQEVALVSMRELARNAGVQPSTMTRLAKFLGLAGYDDIRAHHAEAIRFRVDGFAARAMQTEESEENMAAAQLSRRMLQGLAAQIARLTEPVSLERLATAADRLAQARRIFVLGLRSCHSVAWHFHYVMTLLGEKTTHLDGPADTVGDGLIRAGAEDVLLAISINPYALHSLELAQLAREKGLGIIAITDSEVSPLVGLADIAILCSTESQSFFHTLAPALAISEVLCGLLANKDRTAALAALQRADHHLLSLNTYATAIPRRRI
- a CDS encoding aspartate aminotransferase family protein, whose protein sequence is MTRILHRSIGGSLPQAVSGHGVTITDADGRSYIDGSGGAAVSCLGHGHPEVMAAMQAQMDRIAYAHTSFFTTDVAEQLAERLVDLAPEGLDYVYLVSGGSEAVEAAMKMARQYFVEIGQPQRRHFIARRQSYHGNTLGALAAGGNAWRRAQFQPILPETHHVSPCYAYRDQRDGEAPEAYAVRLADELEAKILELGADEVIAFIAEPVVGATLGAVGPVADYFARIRRICDKYGVLLILDEVMCGMGRTGTVFACEQEGIAPDLVTIAKGLGGGYQPIGAVLLSETIYRAFAEGSGLFQHGHTYICHPMAAAAALKVVELISQPEMMENVRRMGERLQAGLDARLGQHPHVGDIRGRGLFRGIEIVADKETKAPFDPALKIHARIKREAMARGLLCYPMGGTIDGRQGDHVLLAPPYIISPEDIDQIVERIGGAIDAAIRG
- a CDS encoding M81 family metallopeptidase, yielding MTLRIAFAGFNLESVTAVPQIVELAEFERVCVRGRELTARFRGTNTVPGGCLKICEAEGAEFVPLFHTLLGALGPAADATVEHYTREIVEGLGRSGPLDGVILFLHGACWAAGYPDVERHVIDAVRAAFPALPIAVALDYHGNIDRETLRGADIAVAYRNSPHIDMGETGERAARALIRLLREGRRPGLAVARPDVVIPSIMSATALQPLASIIAEARAAEQAGDCDISIMAGFSYADSANTGMSVICLDWAGQEAAELKAQSFSGLLRAAREPIASAIPILSVEEALADIERKPAQERPIVLLEHADRMNDSTHLLRALLKRDVGRVNVPFLLDPETAAQAHEAGEGSVIAVALAGKTAPETGGPVKVEARVIWSGPKSFNVSGRYQRGSFVDLGLTALLQIGTIRVSVVSHFAFAVDGDPFFIFGERPEDYDVILLRSKTHYRDYYEPMADRILVVDTPDLGPADVRLIPYRQLDTARAYPWSEAPA
- a CDS encoding ABC transporter substrate-binding protein, giving the protein MTFRFKIVGAAALVAGSLSAMPALAETTLNVVMQAPLRSLDPILSTAQIVRTHGFMVFDTLLGMDAKYNPQPQMADSAVSADKLTYTLTLRDGLKWHDGTPVTAADCVASLKRWGENDGAARTMMAHVASIEATSEKVLVIKLAKPFGQVLELLAKPSPVPPFMMPKRLAETPAGKQVTEMIGSGPFRFVADQYRPGDQAVYVKNTDYKPRSEPMSWTAGGKVINVDKVVWKAMPDMQTSINALQSGDVDLIEQVTIDLLPLLKANDEIRTGAINALGSQVTGRFNHRLPPFDNAKVRRAAMYALDQDQLMQTAIGDSQYYKLCASIYGCDVPLASDAGSEYLKGSAKERMAKAKELLKASGYDGTPVLMMQPTDLTILSTQPIVAAERLREAGFKVDVASMDWATLQSRKNGWQPVAQGGWNMFFTYWGVSGIWNPTVHALIDGSGKDSAWAGWPKSPRVEELRTAYLTAATAEEQKKIAREIQQIAFDEGFYFNAGEFQSVAAWNARLKNLQPGPITLFWGVSK
- a CDS encoding ABC transporter permease, coding for MASYFLRRLAMAIPVMFFVALFVFLLLRLTPGDPAQAIAGDQATPAQLAAIRENLGLDKPIASQFVTWIAGMAEGDFGSSLISQRPVLEMIGQRIGPTLALAIMAMLFTVAISLPLGVLAAWRHGGMVDRFVMALSVVGFSVPIFVIGYVLIAVFAVNLKWFPVQGYRALADGFGPFFHRILLPGLALSSFYVALVSRMTRASILEVLREDYVRTARAKGLGERIVLFRHALRNAAIPILTVVGTGFAMMVSGVVVTETVFNIPGLGRLVVDGVLARDYPLIQAIILLTAGTYVLINLLIDLSYALTDPRIRYQ